The following are encoded in a window of Numida meleagris isolate 19003 breed g44 Domestic line chromosome 13, NumMel1.0, whole genome shotgun sequence genomic DNA:
- the RBBP6 gene encoding E3 ubiquitin-protein ligase RBBP6, translating into MSCVHYKFSSKLNYDTVTFDGLHISLCDLKRQIMAREKLKAADCDLQITNAQTKEEYTDDNALIPKNSSVIVRRIPIGGVKATSKTYVISRTEPVSGTSKAIDDSSASISLAQLTKTANLAEANASEEDKIKAMMSQSGHEYDPINYMKKPLGPPPPSYTCFRCGKPGHYIKNCPTNGDKNFESVPRIKKSTGIPRSFMMEVKDPNTKGAMLTNTGKYAIPTIDAEAYAIGKKEKPPFLPEEPSSSSEEDDPIPDELLCLICKDIMTDAVVIPCCGNSYCDECIRTALLESEEHTCPTCHQTDVSPDALIANKFLRQAVNNFKNETGYTKRLRKIQQQQQQPPPPPPPPPPLMRQTITRNLQPLMRPAISRQQDPLMIPLASLSSHSAAALGPGQSVAAALPVNPSSVLVSDLPPAVSLSLRGEKPDGPFRDPDIIPPAALVTAAELSKSSSLAISSLLEEKGYQVPVLRQPAIPSLLGPQGQSIPTTGHPMRIGAIRSAGGRPGWELSSNRGRPHSERSQRTQAPTLPASAPVFVPVPPPPLYPPPPHALPLPPGVPPPQFPPQFPPGQPPSAGYTVPPPGYPPAPANMSSAWVPTAVPTAHSNTIPTTQAPPLSREEFYREQRRLKEEEKKKSKLDEFTNDFAKELMEYKKIQKERRRSFSRSKSPYSASSYSRSSYTYSKSRSGSSRSRSYSRSFSRSHSRSYSRSPPYPRRGKGKSRNYRSRSRSHGYHRSRSRSPPYRRYHSRSRSPVFRGQSPTKRTIPQGEGEREYFNRYREVPPYDMKAYYGRSIDFRDPFEKERYREWERNYREWYEKFYKDYAVGAQPRPPLNRENFSPDRFGPPGTRRENSPYARGRREDYAGGQSHRNRNIAGNFPEKLSGRESHGIKDPTKSKEKEVENPLGDGKGNKHKKHRKRRKGDENEGFPNAELLESTKKAREPGAAEDIKSDSLFMLPSRDDATPVRDEPMEADSIAFKPVSEKEKKDKDKPKAKTDKTKRKAEVAAPPKKDNVTKPAKASQEKVDADREKSPRMEPLVKKAKEELPKTDSVKASSSQKDEKALGTPRKVHPKAAKDHPEARPAKEEKAKKDHPKELKSEKPSSKEDKSKKAVEKSKSSDAKTEKRKRKADEKADKEHEAASVKASKPETTESKTSPKGKTEPDGEKGERTPEKDKSGFLITPAKKIKLNRETGKKIVSGENVPPAKEPAEKVEPSSSKVKQEKVKGKVRRKVTAADGSSSTLVDYTSTSSTGGSPVRKPEEKTDTKRTVIKTMEEYNNDITAPAEDVIIMIQVPQSKWDKDDFESEEEDIKSTQPSSNIGKPTSVVKNVSAKPPNPIKHNEKEMEPLEKIQKTTKEVSYESSQHDVKGSKSSVLNEKGKTKERDHSLSDKDTSEKRKSGVQPEKDHSERATEQGNGKNISQSSKDSRSSEKHDTGRGSTAKDFTPNRDKKSDHDSNREHSSSKRRDEKSELARRKDSPSRNRESTSGQKSKPRDERAEPSKKGAGDSKRSSYSPSRDRKQSDHKTAHDSKRSLEEHKPLDKNSGKEKEKEKAEMKSNKEKEPSCNKPSLIQESPDAKNEKENVSGQNDKTGVKTKPQVSNPSRLSSDPTRETDEAAFVPDYNESDSESNVSAKDEETVGKNCKEQKEKAVDKVKQDTAAPATVSQPEASRSQSQSSPSVSRSRSQSPAGSQTRSHSSSASSGESQDSKKKKKKKEKKKHKKHKKHKKHKKHAENESELEKSQKHKHKKKKSKKSKDKEKDDQKVKSVTI; encoded by the exons ATGTCGTGCGTCCATTACAAGTTCTCCTCCAAGCTGAACTATGACACCGTCACCTTCGACGGCCTTCACATCTCCCTGTGCGACCTCAAGCGCCAGATCATGGCCCGCGAGAAGCTGAAGGCGGCCGACTGCGACCTGCAGATCACCAACGCCCAGACCAAAGAAG aatacACAGATGATAACGCTCTGATTCCCAAGAATTCATCTGTAATTGTGAGAAGAATCCCTATTGGAGGAGTTAAAGCTACAAGCAAAACGTATGTTAT aAGTCGAACTGAACCAGTGAGTGGAACATCAAAAGCA ATTGATGACTCTTCTGCATCTATTTCTCTGGCCCAGCTTACGaag ACTGCCAATCTGGCTGAAGCCAATGCTTCCgaagaagataaaataaaagctatgaTGTCACAGTCTGGCCATGAATATGATCCGATCAA TTACATGAAGAAACCTTTGGGTCCGCCTCCACCATCATACACTTGCTTTCGTTGTGGAAAACCTGGCCACTATATAAAGAACTGCCCAACAAATGGG GACAAAAATTTTGAGTCAGTACCCAGGATTAAAAAGAGCACAGGAATTCCCAGGAGTTTCATGATGGAGGTGAAAGATCCCAATACAAAGGGTGCTATGCTgacaaacactggaaaatatgCTATACCAACTATTGATGC GGAAGCTTATGCtataggaaagaaggaaaagcctcCTTTCTTGCCAGAAGAgccatcctcctcctcagaaGAAGATGATCCTATTCCAGATGAGTTGTTATGTCTGATTTGTAAGGATATAATGACAGATGCAGTCGTTATTCCCTGCTGTGGAAACAGTTACTGTGATGAAT GTATCAGAACGGCATTATTGGAATCTGAGGAACATACGTGCCCAACATGTCATCAAACAGATGTGTCTCCGGATGCTTTAATTGCCAACAAGTTCTTACGCCAG GCTGTGAACAACTTCAAAAATGAAACTGGCTACACAAAAAGGCTCCGTAAGattcagcagcaacagcagcagccaccaccaccaccgccaCCTCCGCCACCACTAATGAGACAAACGATAACACGCAACCTGCAGCCTCTAATGAGGCCAGCAATTTCCAGACAGCAGGATCCGCTAATGATTCCATTAGCTTCTCTGTCTtctcactctgctgctgccttgggcCCTGGTCAGTCTGTTGCAGCTGCGCTACCAGTAAATCCATCTTCTGTCCTTGTGTCTGATCTCCCTCCAGCAGTGTCTCTGTCTCTCCGTGGTGAAAAGCCAGATGGACCTTTTCG tgatcCAGATATTAtacctcctgctgctctggtgACTGCTGCTGAGCTTTCTAAATCTTCCTCTCTGGCAATCAGCAGTTTGTTGGAAGAGAag GGCTATCAGGTTCCTGTACTAAGGCAACCAGCAATACCTAGCCTTCTGGGCCCACAAGGACAATCAATTCCCACAACCG GTCATCCAATGAGAATCGGTGCAATTCGCTCAGCAGGTGGCAGGCCGGGTTGGGAACT AAGTTCAAATCGAGGACGCCCGCATAGTGAACGTTCCCAAAGGACTCAGGCCCCAACACTACCAGCATCAGCACCAGTCTTTGTGCCTGTGCCTCCACCTCCCTTGTATCCTCCACCTCCCCATGCACTTCCTCTTCCACCGGGGGTACCGCCACCACAGTTTCCTCCTCAGTTTCCACCTGGTCAGCCTCCATCAGCTGGGTACACTGTTCCCCCTCCAGGATATCCCCCAGCTCCTGCAAACATGTCATCAGCTTGGGTACCAACAGCAGTACCAACGGCTCATTCAAATACCATCCCAACGACACAAGCACCTCCTTTATCTAGGGAGGAGTTTTACAGAGAACAACGGAGACTTAAAGAGGA ggaaaagaaaaagtccaAACTTGATGAGTTTACAAATGATTTTGCTAAGGAATTGATGGAATATAAAAAGATTCAAAAGGAGCGTAGGCGTTCGTTTTCCAG GTCCAAGTCTCCCTATAGCGCTTCGTCTTACTCGAGAAGCTCATATACCTACTCCAAGTCAAGATCGGGTTCTTCGCGCTCCCGTTCCTACTCTCGGTCGTTTAGTCGTTCCCATTCTCGTTCCTACTCACGTTCACCTCCATATCCAAGAAGAGGCAAAGGGAAGAGTCGTAACTATCGCTCTAGGTCAAGGTCGCATGGTTATCACCGTTCAAGGTCAAGGTCACCCCCATACAGAAGATACCATTCACGATCCAGGTCTCCAGTATTTAGAGGCCAGTCTCCCACTAAACGGACTATACCTCAAGGGGAAGGTGAAAGGGAGTATTTTAACAGATACAGGGAAGTGCCACCGTATGATATGAAAGCTTACTATGGCAGATCTATTGACTTTAGAGATccatttgaaaaggaaagatacAGAGAATGGGAAAGGAACTATAGGGAATGGTATGAAAAGTTTTATAAGGACTATGCTGTTGGAGCCCAACCTCGACCTCCACTAAACAGAGAGAACTTCTCTCCAGATAGATTTGGTCCGCCTGGAACCAGACGAGAAAATTCACCGTACGCTCGGGGGCGTAGGGAGGATTATGCTGGTGGGCAGAGCCACAGAAATCGTAATATAGCTGGAAATTTCCCTGAAAAGCTTTCAGGAAGAGAGAGCCATGGTATAAAAGATCCTACGAAATCAAAAGAGAAGGAGGTGGAAAATCCCCTGGGAGATGGCAAAGGAAATAAGCAtaaaaaacacaggaagaggagaaaaggggatGAGAATGAAGGATTTCCCAATGCTGAGCTGTTAGAAAGTACGAAAAAAGCAAGGGAACCAGGTGCAGCGGAAGACATTAAATCAGACTCTCTGTTCATGCTCCCAAGCAGAGATGATGCCACCCCTGTTAGAGATGAACCTATGGAAGCGGATTCTATTGCTTTCAAACCAGtgtctgaaaaagagaaaaaagacaaggaTAAGCCAAAAGCAAAAACGGATAAGACAAAACGGAAAGCAGAAGTGGCTGCTCCTCCAAAGAAAGACAATGTAACAAAACCAGCTAAAGCTTCCCAAGAGAAGGTGGACGCCGATCGTGAAAAATCTCCTCGAATGGAACCTCTTGTGAAAAAAGCCAAGGAGGAGTTGCCAAAGACAGATAGTGTTAAAGCATCTTCCTCTCAAAAGGATGAGAAGGCTCTCGGTACGCCACGGAAAGTTCATCCAAAAGCGGCAAAAGATCACCCAGAAGCCAGACCAGccaaggaagaaaaggcaaagaaggaCCATCCGAAAGAATTAAAGTCAGAAAAGCCCTCCAGCAAAGAGGACAAGTCAAAAAAAGCGGttgaaaaaagcaaatcttctgatgcaaaaactgaaaaaagaaaaagaaaagcagatgagaaGGCTGATAAAGAACACGAAGCGGCTTCCGTAAAGGCCTCTAAACCAGAAACTACTGAATCAAAAACATCGCCAAAAGGGAAAACTGAACCTGATggtgaaaaaggagagagaactCCAGAAAAGGATAAATCTGGTTTTCTTATCACTCCTGCAAAAAAGATTAAACTTAACCGAGAAACTGGCAAAAAGATTGTGAGTGGAGAAAATGTGCCACCTGCAAAAGAACCTGCTGAGAAAGTTGAGCCGAGCAGCAGCAAagttaaacaagaaaaagtgaaaggaaaagtgagaagaaaagtaACAGCAGCTGATGGATCTAGTTCGACTCTTGTAGATTATACCAG caCCAGTTCTACTGGAGGAAGCCCTGTTAGAAAGCCTGAGGAGAAGACAGATACAAAGCGGACTGTCATTAAGACAATGGAGGAATATAATAATGATATAACTGCCCCTGCTGAAGACGTCATTATTATGATCCAGGTCCCTCAGTCAAAGTGGGATAAAGATGACTTTGAGTCTGAAGAGGAGGACATTAAATCTACCCAGCCATCTTCAAACATAGGAAAACCTACTAGTGTTGTAAAAAATGTGAGTGCTAAGCCGCCAAATCCCataaaacacaatgaaaaagaaatggagcctttggagaaaatacagaaaactacAAAAGAGGTGAGTTATGAAAGCTCTCAGCATGATGTAAAAGGTTCAAAAAGTTCAGTGTtgaatgaaaaagggaaaaccaAAGAGCGGGATCATTCTCTGTCAGACAAGGAcacttctgaaaagagaaagagcgGTGTTCAGCCAGAAAAAGACCACTCAGAACGTGCAACTGaacaaggaaatggaaaaaatatttctcagtcttCCAAAGACAGCAGATCTTCAGAGAAACATGATACTGGCCGTGGATCCACTGCAAAGGATTTTACTCCTAATCGAGACAAAAAATCTGACCATGATAGCAACAGAGAGCATTCTAGTTCCAAGCGTAGAGATGAAAAAAGTGAATTAGCAAGGAGAAAAGACTCCCCTTCACGAAACAGAGAATCTACATCAGGACAAAAAAGTAAACCGAGAGATGAACGAGCAGAGCCCTCCAAAAAGGGTGCTGGAGATTCCAAAAGAAGCAGCTACAGCCCTTCACGTGACCGAAAGCAGTCAGATCACAAAACTGCTCATGATTCCAAACGTTCATTAGAGGAGCACAAACCTCTAGATAAAAATTCAGgtaaggagaaggaaaaagaaaagg CTGAGATGAAGAGCAATAAAGAGAAAGAGCCAAGTTGCAATAAGCCATCTTTGATACAAGAATCACCAGAtgcaaaaaatgagaaagaaaatgtgagtgGACAAAACGATAAAACTGGTGTCAAGACTAAGCCTCAGGTAAGCAACCCCTCACGGCTCTCTTCTGATCCAACTCGAGAAACTGATGAGGCCGCGTTTGTACCAGACTACAATGAAAGTGACAGTGAAAGTAATGTATCTGCAAAAGATGAGGAAACCGTAGGAAAGAAttgtaaagaacagaaagaaaaagctgttgaCAAGGTTAAACAGGATACAGCAGCACCTGCCACAGTTAGCCAGCCTGAAGCAAGCAGAAGTCAAAGTCAGAGCAGCCCCAGCGTTAGCCGCAGCCGTAGTCAAAGCCCTGCTGGGAGTCAGACTCGaagccacagcagcagtgccagctcagGAGAGAGTcaagacagcaagaaaaagaaaaagaagaaagagaaaaagaagcacaagaaacacaaaaaacacaagaagCATAAGAAACACGCTGAGAACGAATCGGAATTGGAGAAGAgccaaaaacacaaacacaagaagaagaaatcaaagaagAGCAAAGATAAAGAGAAAGATGACCAAAAAGTTAAATCTGTCACCATATAG